A window of Solanum stenotomum isolate F172 chromosome 3, ASM1918654v1, whole genome shotgun sequence contains these coding sequences:
- the LOC125859782 gene encoding probable galactinol--sucrose galactosyltransferase 2 — protein MMAAASTCIQDGSLLVNGKTLLTGVPFNVKVSPVESSAAFFFGATSSIPSSRHVFSLGVLQEFQFLCLFRYKIWWMIPRVGKLACEIPMETQMLLLEVKEKSALCDGDSLPLSTEKTFYVLLLPVLEGSFRATLQGERSNELQICVESGDANVQTTNVSEVVFMNSGDNPFKLIKDSIKILENHMGTFKHIDNKKVPGHLDWFGWCTWDAFYTDVNPQGIKEGLERFMEGGCPPRFLIIDDGWQETYNDFQKEGEPFVEGSQFASRLTDIKENGKFRGLKQDIPCCDLQEFTNFIKESYGLKFVYVWHALLGYWGGLHPSSETMRKYNPKIEYPIQSPGNTGNLRDIAMDSLEKFGVGVINPQRIFDFYNDLHSYLASCGVDGVKVDVQTLLETLGFGHGGRVALTGRYQEALEESIARNFGADNLICCMNHNSDSFYSSKRSAVARASEDFMPRDPTCQTLHIASVAFNSLLMGEIVVPDWDMFQSKHITAKFHGAARALSGSTVYVSDEPGHHDFELLKKLVLPDGSILRARCSGRPTRDCLFIDPVMDGKNFLKIWNLNKLSGVIGAFNCQGAGNWPLKEGSENILASTSKPLTITGHISPLDIDYIGDIAGDDWTGDCAIYAFNSGSLSRLPKEGKIQVSLSTLECEVFTISPVKVYNSHHFAPIGLIDMYNSGGAIEGLLCSQLPSGCKIQIKTRGCGRFGAYSSSKPSYCTVKGEETKFNYNTEDGLLIIHLEGDCDAREIDVVY, from the exons ATGATGGCAGCAGCGAGTACATGCATCCAGGATGGTTCGCTTTTGGTAAACGGTAAGACTCTGTTGACCGGAGTCCCCTTTAACGTCAAAGTTTCTCCGGTGGAATCTTCGGCTGCTTTCTTCTTTGGTGCAACTTCATCCATACCCAGCTCTAGACACGTCTTTTCTCTTGGGGTTCTTCA GGAATTCCAGTTCTTGTGTCTCTTCAGATATAAAATTTGGTGGATGATACCACGTGTAGGGAAATTAGCCTGTGAAATCCCAATGGAAACGCAAATGCTTCTCTTGGAAGTGAAGGAAAAGAGTGCACTCTGCGACGGAGATTCTTTGCCTTTATCTACTGAGAAAACCTTCTATGTTTTGCTATTGCCTGTCTTAGAAGGATCATTTAGAGCTACATTGCAAGGGGAACGTTCAAATGAGCTTCAGATATGCGTTGAAAGTG GCGATGCAAATGTGCAAACCACCAATGTGTCTGAGGTAGTTTTCATGAATTCAGGAGACAACCCATTTAAGCTGATAAAGGATTCTATCAA GATACTTGAGAATCATATGGGAACATTTAAGCATATTGACAACAAAAAG GTGCCAGGACATTTAGATTGGTTTGGATGGTGTACGTGGGATGCTTTCTACACGGATGTCAATCCACAGGGGATTAAAGAAGGTCTTGAAAG GTTTATGGAAGGAGGCTGTCCACCGAGATTTTTGATTATTGATGATGGCTGGCAAGAGACATATAACGATTTCCAAAAGGAAGGAGAACCATTTGTTGAAGGATCACA GTTTGCATCTAGATTAACTGACATCAAGGAGAATGGTAAATTTAGGGGATTGAAACAGGACATTCCATGCTGTGACCTCCAGGAGTTCAcaaatttcataaaagaaagtTACGGATTAAA ATTTGTATATGTCTGGCATGCTTTGCTTGGTTACTGGGGAGGGCTGCATCCGTCATCTGAAACTATGAGGAAATACAACCCAAAGATTGAGTATCCAATTCAATCACCTGGTAACACAGGAAATCTTCGAGATATAGCTATGGACAGCTTGGAAAAATTTGGAGTTGGTGTAATCAATCCCCAGAGGATTTTTGATTTTTACAATGATCTTCATAGTTATCTTGCAAGCTGTGGTGTAGATGGAGTAAAAGTAGATGTGCAGACTCTTTTAGAAACCTTAGGGTTTGGACATGGGGGTCGTGTTGCACTTACTGGGCGATACCAAGAAGCTCTTGAGGAATCTATTGCGAGAAACTTTGGAGCAGACAACCTAATTTGCTGTATGAATCACAACTCTGACTCCTTCTACAG CTCAAAGAGGAGTGCAGTTGCAAGAGCGTCGGAGGATTTCATGCCCAGGGATCCTACTTGTCAAACACTACATATTGCTTCTGTTGCATTTAACAGTCTTCTTATGGGGGAGATTGTGGTTCCAGATTGGGACATGTTCCAG AGCAAGCACATCACAGCTAAATTCCACGGTGCTGCAAGAGCATTAAGTGGGTCTACAGTGTATGTTAG TGATGAGCCAGGTCACCACGATTTTGAACTACTTAAGAAGCTAGTTTTGCCTGATGGCTCAATCCTAAGAGCTAGATGTTCTGGGCGGCCAACGCGAGACTGCTTATTTATAGACCCCGTCATGGATGGGAAAAA CTTCTTGAAAATTTGGAATTTAAATAAGTTATCCGGTGTAATTGGTGCTTTTAATTGTCAAGGAGCTGGAAATTGGCCACTGAAGGAAGGATCTGAGAACATCCTTGCCTCGACTTCGAAGCCTCTAACCATCACTGGCCATATCAGCCCTCTTGACATTGACTATATTGGGGATATTGCTGGTGATGATTGGACTGGGGATTGTGCCATCTATGCATTTAACTCAG GTTCTCTTTCTAGATTGCCAAAAGAAGGGAAAATCCAAGTCTCGTTAAGTACACTTGAATGTGAAGTATTTACCATCTCTCCAGTGAAG GTTTATAATAGTCATCATTTTGCTCCTATTGGATTGATTGACATGTACAACTCTGGTGGAGCTATAGAGGGTCTTCTTTGCAGCCAGCTTCCATCAGGATGCAAGATACAAATTAAAACACGAGGCTGTGGCCGATTTGGAGCCTATTCTAGCTCTAAACCAAGCTACTGTACAGTGAAGGGTGAGGAAACAAAATTCAACTACAACACTGAAGATGGACTGCTAATTATTCATCTTGAAGGTGATTGTGATGCTAGGGAAATTGATGTTGTCTATTAA
- the LOC125859312 gene encoding 28 kDa ribonucleoprotein, chloroplastic-like, with the protein MSSLTKPLIKNLSMATNSCLISLPSFFTTTKSMSFISTPLKPISLSSSFSSSSSFLSLKKTTTQFPSIVSVVAAQQDDDSSVGLEDKEQGGESLSFDFASVGDAGESDEAEAEAEEYEEPPEDAKLFVGNLPYDIDSEGLAQLFQQAGVVEIAEVIYNRETDRSRGFGFVTMSTVEEAEKAVVLYNRYDLNGRLLTVNKAARRGSQPERPPRTFQPTYRIYVGNIPWDIDDARLEQVFSEHGKVVSARVVYDRESGRSRGFGFVTMSSEAEMSEAIANLDGQTLDGRTIRVNAAEERPRRNTF; encoded by the exons ATGTCTTCTCTTACCAAACCCTTAATCAAGAATTTATCCATGGCGACCAATTCTTGCCTTATCTCTCTTCCTTCCTTCTTCACCACCACCAAATCCATGTCTTTTATCTCAACCCCATTAAAACCCATCTCCCTTTCTTCCTCATtctcctcttcatcttcttttttatcTCTTAAAAAGACAACTACCCAATTCCCATCTATTGTTTCTGTAGTGGCTGCTCAGCAAGATGATGACAGCAGTGTTGGCCTTGAAGATAAAGAACAAGGTGGGGAATCGCTTAGCTTTGATTTTGCAAGTGTTGGTGATGCAGGGGAGAGTGATGAGGCTGAGGCCGAGGCGGAGGAGTACGAAGAACCTCCGGAAGATGCGAAATTGTTTGTTGGGAATTTACCCTATGATATAGATAGTGAGGGGTTGGCTCAACTTTTTCAACAGGCTGGTGTTGTTGAGATTGCTGAG GTCATTTACAATAGGGAGACTGATAGGAGTCGTGGATTCGGGTTTGTGACAATGAGCACTGTGGAAGAAGCTGAAAAAGCTGTAGTACTGTACAACCGTTAT GATCTCAATGGAAGGCTCTTGACAGTCAACAAAGCTGCTCGAAGAGGATCACAGCCAGAACGTCCACCTCGAACATTTCAGCCTACTTACAGAATCTATGTTGGCAACATCCCATGGGACATTGATGATGCACGCCTTGAGCAAGTCTTCAGTGAACATGGTAAAGTAGTAAGTGCCCGGGTGGTTTATGACAGAGAGTCTGGACGGTCACGAGGCTTTGGTTTTGTGACGATGTCAAGTGAAGCTGAGATGAGTGAAGCAATTGCCAACCTTGATGGACAG ACTTTGGACGGGAGGACGATCAGGGTAAATGCTGCTGAAGAAAGACCTAGGCGCAACAcgttttga
- the LOC125860880 gene encoding protein-L-isoaspartate O-methyltransferase 1-like isoform X2 — protein sequence MEQFWSGSAVNRNKGMTEQLRRYGVIKSQKVTEIMETVDRGLFVPEGTPAYVDSPMSIGYNATISAPHMHAMCLELLEDRLQPGMHALDVGSGTGYLTACFALMVGPQGRVVGVEHIPELVAWSIKNVEKSAAAPLLKEGSLSLHVGDGRKGWPEHAPYDAIHVGAAAADVPQDLIDQLKPGGRMVIPVGTFFQDLKVIDKKMDGSISVRSETSVRYVPLTSREAQMKGTD from the exons ATGGAG CAATTTTGGAGTGGAAGTGCCGTTAACAGAAACAAGGGAATGACTGAGCAGTTGCGAAGATATGGAGTCATAAAATCACAGAAAGTAACAGAAATAATGGAAACTGTAGATAGGGGTTTGTTTGTACCTGAGGGTACTCCTGCTTACGTTGATAGCCCCATGAGTATAGGTTACAATGCCACTATCTCAGCACCTCATATGCATGCTATGTGTCTTGAATTATTGGAGGACAGGTTGCAGCCTGGCATGCATGCTCTTGATGTTGGTTCAG GAACGGGGTACCTCACAGCATGTTTTGCTCTGATGGTTGGACCACAAGGTCGAGTTGTTGGTGTGGAACATATACCAGAGTTGGTTGCGTGGTCAATCAAGAATGTTGAAAAGAGTGCAGCAGCTCCTTTATTAAAAGAAGGGTCCCTCTCATTGCATGTTGGTG ACGGGAGGAAGGGTTGGCCAGAGCACGCACCTTATGATGCTATTCACGTTGGAGCAGCTGCAGCTGATGTTCCACAGGATCTCATTGACCAGTTAAAGCCTGGGGGAAGGATGGTGATTCCAGTGGGTACTTTTTTTCAAGACCTCAAGGTTATAGACAAAAAAATGGATGGTTCAATAAGTGTTCGAAGTGAGACTTCTGTCCGTTATGTTCCACTGACTAGTCGAGAAGCACAAATGAAGGGCACTGACTAG
- the LOC125860880 gene encoding protein-L-isoaspartate O-methyltransferase 1-like isoform X1 has protein sequence MPSSISLHSVSVIAYGFRYRAPLKHTCLLYAHQLHSFHRQKPPTLPLFSSSFCRVLNPSFFTGNSLFSRMEQFWSGSAVNRNKGMTEQLRRYGVIKSQKVTEIMETVDRGLFVPEGTPAYVDSPMSIGYNATISAPHMHAMCLELLEDRLQPGMHALDVGSGTGYLTACFALMVGPQGRVVGVEHIPELVAWSIKNVEKSAAAPLLKEGSLSLHVGDGRKGWPEHAPYDAIHVGAAAADVPQDLIDQLKPGGRMVIPVGTFFQDLKVIDKKMDGSISVRSETSVRYVPLTSREAQMKGTD, from the exons ATGCCGTCTTCAATATCCTTACATTCTGTGTCAGTTATAGCGTATGGTTTCCGCTACCGTGCGCCTTTAAAGCACACTTGTCTATTATACGCCCACCAACTCCATAGTTTTCATCGCCAAAAACCTCCCACCTTGCCTCTCTTCTCTTCATCCTTTTGCCGTGTCCTAAATCCCAGTTTCTTCACGGGAAACTCTCTCTTCTCTCGAATGGAG CAATTTTGGAGTGGAAGTGCCGTTAACAGAAACAAGGGAATGACTGAGCAGTTGCGAAGATATGGAGTCATAAAATCACAGAAAGTAACAGAAATAATGGAAACTGTAGATAGGGGTTTGTTTGTACCTGAGGGTACTCCTGCTTACGTTGATAGCCCCATGAGTATAGGTTACAATGCCACTATCTCAGCACCTCATATGCATGCTATGTGTCTTGAATTATTGGAGGACAGGTTGCAGCCTGGCATGCATGCTCTTGATGTTGGTTCAG GAACGGGGTACCTCACAGCATGTTTTGCTCTGATGGTTGGACCACAAGGTCGAGTTGTTGGTGTGGAACATATACCAGAGTTGGTTGCGTGGTCAATCAAGAATGTTGAAAAGAGTGCAGCAGCTCCTTTATTAAAAGAAGGGTCCCTCTCATTGCATGTTGGTG ACGGGAGGAAGGGTTGGCCAGAGCACGCACCTTATGATGCTATTCACGTTGGAGCAGCTGCAGCTGATGTTCCACAGGATCTCATTGACCAGTTAAAGCCTGGGGGAAGGATGGTGATTCCAGTGGGTACTTTTTTTCAAGACCTCAAGGTTATAGACAAAAAAATGGATGGTTCAATAAGTGTTCGAAGTGAGACTTCTGTCCGTTATGTTCCACTGACTAGTCGAGAAGCACAAATGAAGGGCACTGACTAG
- the LOC125860878 gene encoding protein SIEVE ELEMENT OCCLUSION B-like: MASHALVPAATTRGMKPTQQAMAKRERPVFSLSDDHAMSKKILDTHNPDGREVDVNVILHIAEEVFQHAYPAGMDGVLHGAGAHHLEGNIEALKLEEKASLAFDGILEGLAYIIHKVSCELTCKCSSGGHDTHSTTMSVLGMLSGYQWDAKLVISLAAFAVTYGEFWLVAQMFATHPLAKSVAILKQLPDIMEHHGSLRSRFDAINELIKAILEVTKIIIEFKKLPSQYITEDQPPLSVAITHIPTAVYWTIKSIVACASQLTTLLGMSYDMIVATTADTWEMSSSTHKLRNISEHLRAELNRCYQHIQDKMHVEYFQMLVHLFEATQFDNMKIMRAMIYIKDDLLPLEVGTTHTRASVEVLRRKTVLLLLSDLEASHEEILVLSQIYLESRSRPEFQYEIVWLPIVDRSKGWNDAQEQKFKELQALMPWYTLHHPSLLEPAIVKFVKEKWHFSKKMMLVTLDPQQGKVACPNAIHMAWIWGNLAYPFTISKEESLWNMESWRLELVVDGIDPNLIDWMASGKFICLYGGEDMDWIRNFTKSARSVAQRAGIDLQMLYVGKSNNKERVRRINSMITAENLSYCLMDLTSVWYFWTRIESMFYSKMQLGKTIQEDKVMQEVLTMLSFDGSDQGWALISRGSFEMARAKSQIITKTFEDYTIWEEDARSKGFVPALIEYFLQLHTPQHCNRLILPGLDGDIPEMIVCAECGRAMERFFMYRCCTD; the protein is encoded by the exons atggcaaGTCATGCTTTGGTGCCTGCAGCAACAACTCGAGGTATGAAGCCTACTCAACAGGCAATGGCTAAGCGAGAACGCCCCGTTTTCTCCTTGTCTGATGATCATGCTATGTCTAAGAAAATCCTGGATACTCATAATCCTGATGGTCGTGAAGTTGATGTTAATGTCATTCTCCACATTGCTGAGGAGGTGTTTCAACATGCCTATCCTGCTGGCATGGATGGCGTGCTTCAT GGCGCGGGAGCTCATCATCTTGAAGGTAATATTGAAGcattgaagttggaagagaagGCCTCACTTGCctttgatggcatactcgaagGATTGGCTTATATCATACACAAAGTCTCTTGCGAG TTAACATGCAAGTGCTCAAGTGGAGGTCATGATACACATTCAACAACAATGTCAGTCTTAGGGATGCTCTCTGGCTACCAATGGGACGCGAAACTAGTCATATCTTTAGCAGCATTTGCCGTTACCTATGGTGAATTCTGGCTGGTGGCTCAGATGTTTGCCACTCATCCCTTGGCCAAATCTGTGGCCATATTAAAACAACTGCCAGATATCATGGAACATCATGGTAGCCTCAGGTCTCGATTCGATGCCATCAATGAACTCATCAAGGCCATTTTGGAAGTAACCAAAATCATAATCGAATTCAAGAAGCTCCCTTCTCAGTACATAACTGAAGATCAACCACCATTGTCTGTCGCAATTACTCACATTCCTACTGCTGTTTATTGGACTATTAAAAGTATTGTTGCTTGTGCTTCCCAACTTACTACCCTTCTTGGAATGAGCTATGA CATGATAGTAGCAACGACAGCAGACACATGGGAAATGTCAAGTTCCACACACAAGCTGAGAAATATAAGCGAACACCTCAGAGCTGAATTAAACCGTTGCTATCAGCATATTC AGGACAAGATGCACGTCGAGTACTTCCAAATGCTGGTGCACCTCTTTGAGGCAACACAATTCGACAACATGAAGATAATGAGGGCGATGATTTATATCAAGGATGATTTACTTCCACTTGAAGTCGGAACCACTCACACGAGG GCTAGTGTTGAAGTGCTAAGAAGAAAGACTGTTCTACTGCTGCTGTCAGATCTTGAGGCTAGCCATGAGGAGATATTAGTACTGTCTCAAATTTACCTTGAGTCAAGGTCAAGGCCAGAATTTCAATACGAAATAGTGTGGCTTCCAATTGTGGATCGATCAAAGGGATGGAATGACGCGCAGGAACAAAAATTTAAGGAGTTGCAAGCACTTATGCCGTGGTACACATTGCACCATCCATCCTTGTTAGAGCCAGCAATCGTCAAGTTCGTCAAAGAAAAGTGGCATTTCTCCAAGAAAATGATGCTTGTAACCTTGGATCCACAACAGGGCAAAGTTGCCTGTCCCAATGCTATTCACATGGCTTGGATTTGGGGAAATTTGGCCTATCCCTTCACTATTTCAAAAGAGGAATCTCTCTGGAATATGGAATCTTGGAGACTTGAGCTCGTTGTTGATGGCATTGATCCCAACTTAATCGATTGG ATGGCAAGTGGTAAGTTTATCTGTTTATATGGAGGAGAAGACATGGACTGGATCCGTAATTTCACAAAATCAGCACGAAGCGTGGCACAGAGAGCTGGGATCGACCTACAAATGTTATATGTAGGAAAGAGCAACAACAAGGAGAGAGTTAGAAGGATCAACAGCATGATAACCGCGGAAAATCTGAGTTACTGCTTGATGGACTTAACATCAGTTTGGTACTTCTGGACAAGAATTGAGAGCATGTTCTACTCAAAAATGCAGCTAGGGAAAACCATCCAAGAGGATAAAGTTATGCAAGAAGTGTTGACAATGCTGAGCTTTGATGGAAGTGATCAAGGATGGGCACTCATAAGCAGGGGATCATTCGAGATGGCTCGAGCTAAAAGTCAGATAATTACCAAGACATTCGAAGATTACACAATTTGGGAAGAAGACGCAAGATCTAAAGGATTTGTGCCAGCACTTATTGAATATTTCTTGCAATTGCACACTCCTCAGCATTGCAATCGCTTAATTCTTCCAGGTCTTGATGGCGATATCCCTGAAATGATTGTGTGTGCTGAATGTGGAAGGGCAATGGAGAGGTTCTTCATGTACCGTTGCTGCACTGATTGA
- the LOC125858665 gene encoding uncharacterized protein LOC125858665, with amino-acid sequence MASEPVMATNDPDKENRQRDNKKKDAKALVFIQHAVHDNVFSRIATATTSKQAWSILQKEFQGDSKVIVVRLQSLRLDFETLMVRSGESIASFLSRAMTIARINRSVEKNEEKAFQVKDATTKYGDNNGPVSRGRGRRGFCGGRDRSYRRGRGRNNGHRQSNEQGNIKNDVQCHHCHRYGHIKADWAKSMFRDLDEKQKKKVQLGNTKEMQLEGKCKVAVDTIHDKVKMLDDVPFVPDLGFNLLSVGQLMGNGYSLLFDDDVCVITNKKSGKKTKSLGGSRYFLLFTDDYSHMSWVYFLENKSENLKSFRNLKLWWKTKVAAVSKFFAQIEEESSCPRNSICFVKKVVSIGS; translated from the exons ATGGCATCAGAGCCAGTCATGGCAACTAATG ATCCTGATAAAGAAAATAGGCAGCGAGACAACAAGAAAAAAGATGCTAAGGCACTGGTATTTATCCAGCATGCTGTCCATGACAACGTTTTTTCACGAATCGCAACAGCAACTACATCAAAGCAAGCCTGGTCCATTCTGCAGAAAGAGTTTCAAGGAGATTCAAAGGTCATTGTGGTGAGACTGCAATCACTTCGGCTTGACTTTGAAACCTTGATGGTGAGAAGTGGTGAATCTATTGCTAGTTTTCTGTCAAGAGCAATGACAATT GCGAGAATCAATCGATCAGTAgagaagaatgaagaaaaggcATTCCAAGTGAAAGACGCAACTACTAAATATGGAGACAATAATGGTCCAGTAAGTAGAGGTCGAGGAAGAAGAGGATTTTGCGGTGGTCGAGATCGTAGTTATCGAAGAGGCAGAGGAAGAAATAATGGGCATAGGCAGTCCAATGAGCAAGGCAACATAAAGAATGATGTTCAATGTCATCACTGCCACCGCTATGGGCATATAAAGGCTGATT GGGCCAAATCTATGTTCAGAGACCTTGAtgagaaacaaaagaaaaaggtgCAACTTGGCAACACAAAAGAGATGCAGCTTGAAGGAAAATGCAAGGTGGCTGTAGACACTATCCACGACAAAGTAAAAATGTTGGATGATGTTCCATTCGTACCAGATTTAGGATTCAATTTGTTAAGTGTTGGACAACTAATGGGTAATGGATATTCTCTTTTGTTTGATGATGATGTTTGTGTCATTACAAACAAGAAGTCGGGAAAAAAG ACTAAGTCCTTAGGTGGAAGTCGTTACTTCTTGTTGTTTACTGACGATTATAGTCACATGAGTTGGGTGTATTTTCTGGAGAACAAGtctgaaaatttgaaaagtttcagaaatttaaaactttggtGGAAAACCAAAGTAGCTGCAGTATCAAAGTTCTTCGCACAGATAGAGGAGGAGAGTTCGTGTCCAAGGAATTCAATTTGTTTTGTGAAAAAAGTGGTATCCATAGGGAGTTAA
- the LOC125860879 gene encoding leucine-rich repeat receptor-like serine/threonine/tyrosine-protein kinase SOBIR1, whose amino-acid sequence MAFTASHIHLSFLSFFTVILLVQAKLNLYSPDHSALLLVQKGLGIPAHRNALENPCNSVGITCEKRLTNNSYVLRVTRVVFKSYGLKGTLSPAIGRLSELKELSLQNNKLFDRIPTEIVDARKLEILNLQNNQFSGKVPPELSSLVRLRTLDLGSNELSGNLNFLKYFPNLEKLSLADNMFTGRIPQSLKSFRNLRLLNISGNSFLEGTVPVVSQVEHLSADLNRKDYVPKRYILAENERRPRHTPAMAPDSYAQAPGPSTVVVPVKKDKHNKIRRKVGAWILGFFAGVFAGGLSALVFSVLFKVLMFLIRGIRNDSGLTIFSPLIKKAEHLAFLENEDGLESLELIGQGGCGKVYKAALPGSDGKIIAVKKIIQPPRDAAELTEEDSKAMNKKMRQIKSEIKIVGQIRHRNLLPLLAHMPRPDCHYLVYEYMKNGSLQDTLQQVREGTRELDWSARHRIAMGIAAGLEYLHINHTQRIIHRDLKPGNVLLDDDMEARIADFGLAKAVPDAHTHITTSNVAGTIGYIAPEYHQTLKFTDKCDIYSFGVLLGVLVMGKLPSDEFFQNTSEMSLVKWMRNVMASEDPNRAIDPKLMGNGNEDQMLLVLKIACFCTLENPKERPNSKDVRCMLMQIKH is encoded by the coding sequence ATGGCCTTCACAGCCTCACATATACAcctttcttttttgtcttttttcacTGTCATCCTTCTTGTTCAAGCAAAACTCAACCTTTACTCACCTGATCACAGTGCTCTTTTACTTGTCCAAAAAGGCTTAGGTATCCCTGCTCACCGCAATGCTCTTGAGAACCCATGCAACTCTGTTGGAATAACATGTGAAAAACGACTCACAAACAATTCATACGTGCTAAGAGTCACAAGGGTTGTCTTCAAATCCTACGGGTTGAAGGGTACTCTGTCTCCTGCCATTGGGAGGCTTTCTGAGCTCAAAGAACTGTCCCTCCAAAACAACAAACTCTTTGACAGAATACCAACTGAAATCGTTGACGCGAGGAAATTGGAAATCTTGAACCTTCAAAACAATCAATTTTCTGGCAAAGTCCCACCTGAATTATCATCTCTAGTCCGCCTTCGTACCCTTGACCTTGGCTCTAATGAGTTATCTGGGAACCTGAACTTCTTGAAATACTTTCCTAACCTTGAAAAACTCTCCCTTGCTGATAACATGTTTACTGGCAGAATACCTCAATCCTTGAAATCTTTCAGAAATCTCCGGCTCCTTAACATTTCAGGCAATAGTTTCCTTGAAGGTACGGTGCCTGTCGTGAGTCAAGTTGAGCACTTATCAGCAGACTTAAATCGAAAAGATTATGTTCCTAAGCGTTACATTCTTGCTGAGAACGAAAGAAGGCCAAGGCACACCCCTGCAATGGCACCAGATTCATATGCCCAAGCTCCAGGACCTAGTACAGTTGTAGTACCAGTAAAAAAAGACAAACACAACAAGATCAGAAGGAAGGTAGGCGCCTGGATTCTTGGATTCTTTGCTGGAGTTTTCGCTGGGGGGTTATCGGCATTGGTCTTCTCCGTCCTCTTCAAGGTGCTTATGTTTTTAATCAGAGGGATCAGAAATGATTCAGGCTTAACAATTTTCAGTCCATTGATTAAGAAAGCCGAGCACTTGGCCTTTCTGGAGAACGAAGATGGATTGGAATCACTAGAACTCATTGGGCAAGGTGGATGTGGAAAAGTTTATAAAGCTGCGTTACCTGGAAGTGACGGAAAGATTATAGCCGTAAAGAAGATCATACAACCACCAAGGGATGCTGCAGAACTCACTGAGGAAGATAGCAAGGCTATGAATAAGAAAATGCGCCAGATTAAATCAGAAATCAAAATTGTAGGTCAAATCAGACACCGGAATTTGCTTCCCCTACTGGCACATATGCCAAGACCAGACTGCCATTACTTGGTCTATGAGTACATGAAAAATGGGAGTTTACAGGATACCCTCCAGCAAGTCAGAGAGGGGACACGGGAATTAGATTGGTCGGCACGTCACCGAATTGCAATGGGAATAGCTGCTGGACTCGAGTATCTCCATATAAATCACACTCAGCGTATAATTCACAGAGATCTAAAGCCAGGCAATGTCCTCCTTGATGATGACATGGAAGCTCGAATTGCGGATTTTGGCCTTGCAAAGGCTGTCCCAGATGCTCATACACATATTACAACTTCAAATGTGGCAGGAACTATAGGATACATCGCTCCAGAATATCATCAGACACTGAAGTTCACTGATAAGTGTGATATATACAGCTTTGGGGTGCTGCTAGGCGTGCTAGTTATGGGAAAGCTTCCATCTGATGAGTTCTTCCAGAACACTTCTGAGATGAGTTTAGTGAAATGGATGAGAAATGTCATGGCTTCTGAGGATCCAAACAGAGCAATTGATCCAAAGCTGATGGGTAATGGAAATGAGGACCAAATGCTTTTGGTTCTCAAGATTGCCTGCTTTTGTACCCTGGAGAATCCTAAGGAGAGGCCTAATAGTAAGGATGTTAGGTGCATGTTGATGCAGATCAAGCATTAA